One genomic window of Micropterus dolomieu isolate WLL.071019.BEF.003 ecotype Adirondacks linkage group LG14, ASM2129224v1, whole genome shotgun sequence includes the following:
- the LOC123983132 gene encoding tumor necrosis factor receptor superfamily member 13B: MGRECLPGQYWDSLVKECMNCSKICQQAHISSRCTSYCEYANCKALPGHFYDGLLKKCMRCAELCGRHPAECSQHCSIPSHVPGTVVPTALEESSILLYSLLALSMVLLFSSLALALAVLLKRSRAKTSNLRTKEADHNQESVVQPGQEVGQSGYYASDFVTNSSRLTDREPSDECSPTETCVCVHCFPDLKALGQGNDRLHRAPFSLYPPPFLQRAQMQKEDPLWTQVDLYTDGMEVHEEAAVG, encoded by the exons ATGGGTAGAGAGTGTTTACCGGGTCAGTACTGGGACTCCTTGGTGAAAGAATGTATGAACTGTAGTAAGATATGCCAGCAAGCACATATCAGCTCCAGATGCACCAGTTACTGTg AGTATGCAAATTGTAAGGCACTGCCTGGCCACTTCTATGATGGGCTGCTGAAGAAATGTATGAGGTGCGCCGAGCTTTGTGGCAGACATCCAGCAGAATGCTCCCAGCACTGCTCGA TTCCCTCACACGTGCCAGGGACGGTAGTACCGACAGCCCTGGAGGAGTCCAGTATTCTGCTCTACTCCCTGCTGGCCCTATCAATGGTGCTGCTGTTTTCTAGCTTGGCTCTAGCCTTGGCCGTCTTGCTGAAGAGGTCCAGGGCCAAAACCTCCAACTTAAGAACCAAGGAGGCTGACCACAACCAAGAGTCTGTTGTCCAGCCGGGCCAGGAGGTTGGCCAGTCAGGGTACTATGCCTCAG ATTTTGTTACAAATTCAAGCCGTCTCACTGACCGCGAGCCATCAGATGAATGCAGCCCTACtgagacctgtgtgtgtgtccactgtttCCCTGATCTGAAAGCACTAGGGCAGGGCAATGACAGGCTACACAGAGCGCCCTTTTCATTATACCCGCCTCCTTTCCTCCAAAGAGCCCAGATGCAGAAGGAAGACCCCCTTTGGACTCAGGTGGACCTATACACCGATGGAATGGAGGTGCATGAGGAGGCTGCAGTGGGATGA
- the usp22 gene encoding ubiquitin carboxyl-terminal hydrolase 22 — protein MSPAGCPHVNSFKVDNWKQNLRVIYQCFVWSGSAETRKRKAKSCICHMCGAHLNRLHSCLYCVFFACFAKKHIHEHAKSKRHNLAIDLLYGGIYCFMCQDYIYDKDMEQIAKEEQRKAWKMQGIGEKYSTWEPTKRELELLRHNPKRRRITSNCTIGLRGLINLGNTCFMNCIVQALTHTPLLRDFFLSDRHKCEMQSNSCLVCEMSQLFQEFYSGHRSPHIPFRLLHLVWTHARHLAGYEQQDAHEFLIAALDVLHRHCKDDNGKKANNPNHCNCIIDQIFTGGLQSDVTCQVCHGVSTTIDPFWDISLDLPGSSTPFWPLSPGGDGSALNGESHTTGATTLTDCLRRFTRPEHLGSSAKIKCSGCHSYQESTKQLTMKKLPIVACFHLKRFEHSAKLRRKITTYVSFPLELDMTPFMASSKESRMNGQYQQTVDPFNNDNKYSLFAVVNHQGTLESGHYTTFIRQQKDQWFKCDDAIITKASIKDVLDSEGYLLFYHKQFLEYE, from the exons GCCAAGTCATGTATCTGCCACATGTGTGGCGCCCACCTCAACAGACTCCACTCCTGCCTCTACTGCGTCTTCTTCGCCTGCTTTGCCAAAAAACACATCCACGAGCATGCCAAGAGCAAAAGGCATAACCTAG CGATTGACCTGCTGTATGGAGgaatttactgttttatgtgCCAAGACTACATTTATGACAAAGACATGGAACAGATTGCCAAAGAAGAACAGAGGAAAGCCTGGAAAATGCAAG gtATAGGGGAGAAGTACTCAACGTGGGAGCCCACCAAGAGGGAGCTAGAGCTCCTCCGCCACAACCCCAAGAGGAGGAGAATCACTTCCAACTGTACTATTG GCTTGCGAGGTCTGATAAACCTGGGCAACACATGCTTCATGAACTGCATCGTCCAGGCGCTGACACACACCCCGCTGTTACGCGACTTCTTCCTGTCCGACCGGCACAAATGTGAGATGCAGAGCAACTCCTGTTTGGTGTGTGAGATGTCGCAACTCTTCCAGGAG TTCTACTCAGGCCATCGGTCGCCACACATCCCCTTCCGTCTTCTTCACCTGGTGTGGACTCACGCCCGTCACCTTGCCGGCTACGAGCAGCAGGACGCCCACGAGTTCCTCATCGCAGCGCTGGACGTCCTGCACCGACACTGCAAAG ACGACAACGGGAAGAAAGCCAACAACCCCAACCACTGCAACTGCATCATCGACCAAATCTTCACAGGGGGCCTGCAGTCTGACGTCACCTGTCAAGTCTGCCA TGGTGTTTCGACAACCATAGACCCGTTCTGGGACATCAGCCTGGACCTGCCAGGCTCCTCCACCCCATTCTGGCCCCTCAGCCCCGGGGGAGACGGATCAGCACTTAATGGAGAGAGTCACACCACTGGAGCCACGACGCTCACGGACTGTCTACGCAG GTTCACCAGGCCAGAGCACCTCGGCAGCAGCGCTAAGATCAAGTGCAGCGGTTGCCATAGTTACCAGGAGTCCACCAAGCAGCTGACCATGAAGAAGCTGCCCATCGTGGCCTGCTTTCACCTCAAA AGGTTTGAGCATTCAGCCAAACTGCGGCGGAAGATCACAACCTACGTCTCCTTCCCGTTGGAGTTGGACATGACCCCCTTCATGGCCTCAAG caaaGAAAGCCGGATGAACGGGCAGTACCAGCAGACCGTGGACCCCTTCAACAATGACAACAA GTATAGCTTATTTGCAGTGGTGAACCACCAGGGGACACTAGAGAGCGGCCATTACACCACCTTCATCCGCCAGCAGAAGGACCAGTGGTTCAAATGCGACGATGCCATTATCACCAAGGCCAGCATCAAGGACGTCCTGGATAGCGAGGG GTACCTTTTGTTTTACCACAAACAGTTCCTGGAGTACGAATAG